One Besnoitia besnoiti strain Bb-Ger1 chromosome VIII, whole genome shotgun sequence DNA segment encodes these proteins:
- a CDS encoding hypothetical protein (encoded by transcript BESB_084780), with product MPAAEVKSAGTERPPQKTRRRAPHSRTQVLMTARAALFFLRNEKRKRASQEPPDKHDAGVPLPGAPHEAELRKHTGARPATALASRPRSQHVTYVLLHVHSDSRTPSAPEFGASDEASARLAAETSPSGALRSTRLSRQKRQLRSVTECSPTWGRRA from the coding sequence ATGCCCGCAGCGGAAGTGAAAAGCGCGGGCACCGAGCGCCCACcccagaagacgcgaagacgcgccccTCACAGTCGAACGCAAGTCCTCATGacagctcgcgctgcgctctTTTTTCTACGCAACGAAAAACGGAAGCGCGCTTCCCAGGAGCCGCCAGACAAGCACGATGCCGGCGTGCCTCTCCCGGGGGCACCCCACGAGGCGGAGCTTCGAAAGCACACAGGGGCCCGCCCGGCGACGGCTCTCGCGTCCCGACCACGAAGTCAACACGTCACATACGTCCTTTTACACGTACACTCAGACTCGCGTACCCCATCGGCACCCGAGTTTGGCGCCAGCGAcgaagcgagcgcgcgcctggCAGCGGAGACGTCGCCGAGCGGCGCTCTTCGAAGCACGCGCTTGTCGAGGCAAAAACGGCAGCTGCGATCCGTCACCGAGTGCAGCCCCACCTGGGGAAGGCGCGCCTAG